From one Xiphophorus hellerii strain 12219 chromosome 18, Xiphophorus_hellerii-4.1, whole genome shotgun sequence genomic stretch:
- the baz1b gene encoding tyrosine-protein kinase BAZ1B isoform X1, which yields MAPLLGRKPYPLAKPLAEPPGPGEEVYIIEHTKEAFRNKEEYEARLQRYDERIWTCKSTGSLQLTHKEAWEEEQEVTELLQEEYPLWFEKPVLEMVHHNTVSLDKLVEMAWVEILTKYAVGEECDFLVGKDQSLRVKVIKIHPLATSEGESGEKKLEGACDSPSSDKENASQENQRKEPPSREEENRRESLSDRARRSPRKATTAMKEEKRRWVMPKFLPHKYDVKLINEDKVISDVPAESLYRTERPPTKEIMRYFIRHYALRLGKGESAPWVVEDDLVKKYNLPSKFSDFLLDPQKFLAGNPSTKRKSLTSPEGKPSKKVKTGDTPGEDSGNEKGEKKKKKKKEGLPLSPTIWGHMQKMKMNGSPLKVKNSGTPKKGDGKGSAPSTPRSGKKTGDKKDGKKGGKGVDKKLDVLKSSKKDGKTGDKTPKMKQMTLLQLAKGTPAGSPKKRARSSSLGTPKLGKPLHPMALHLVRYYKEHKGKEDKKTSLSSLITKAAKTLSTEDRGRLPDELKELVQKRWELLEQKKRWAAMSEEEKNEEMKRRRAELKEKLREKAKEKRKQEMLVRQEQSRRYEDQEIEGGKALPTFKLVDMPEGLPNTLFGSVAMVVEFLHCYAGLLMPEDQYPITAVALMEALAGERSGFHYLNRVLVVLLQTLLQDELAEGYSELDMSLSEIPLTMHSASELTRLCLRPCDAHDESGQGSEDSGAVGGYDDVVSSEFLEKLETVEVFELSPEEKVDLLVALCHRILMTYSVEDHVDSMQQRSAELWKERLAMLKEVNDRKKAEKKMKKEMESKGGVSPGCVSGSSDTLRYLPTFTFSWLKGEKKKEGAAKKESKKEVKVEPEPEPEDLISLVKSRRLMAMQAKKEKEELDRQNKERMEKEAEEERLRKQKAAAERAFQDGITKARLVMRRTPLGTDRNHNRYWLFSDVVPGLYVEKGWVHDGIDYSFTPPPEEKAAEPELEEEEEEGSEAASVPDSQPDSQGREAEKDDVSVDGAASEGVQQGAAPDVCIETTIPKQGQNLWFVIDNPAELEELVESLHPQGVRESELKLKIQSRYQDILHSIYLSRKSKLGLRSCDGYAELLKYMRSDIQEIASRLQKGGLGYLDDNVDIEEQLKDMDSLKDFGECIITLQACVIKKFLQGFMAPKQKKKKKQAGEESSKAEEVDEEKKLAEEARVATAVEKWKSAIREALTFSRMHVLLGMLDACIKWDMSAENARCKVCRRKGDDEKLILCDECNKAFHLFCLRPALYRIPAGEWLCPACQPTVARRGSRSRNYKQDTDEEESEEESEEECSEDDDEDEEENDYKAMGHSLRPRKKNKQSSSRQKSSKSKAKKVSSRQSSKQRAGPSSPADIDELVRQSTQTGISKQALELERCEEILKKLMKFRYSWPFRDPVSLDEAEDYLDIISEPMDFQTMLGKFGQGSYRHAQDFLEDMKLVFSNAEEYNQQGSTVLSCMGKTEQTLTELIQKLLPGISYLRRRSRKRVNQAPPSSEEEEEEEEEGDDDEGDCEEQEEEPKKKMQNGKSNQKTGRNVRGRKEESESEADSEEESSRRRKSKRTSGASGRKDYRELDSDGEQGTRRTRLRGGRGDASSDEEQPSHQQRHSKRLKRS from the exons AGAGTATGAGGCACGCCTGCAGAGGTATGATGAACGCATCTGGACATGCAAGAGCACAGGAAGCCTCCAGCTTACTCACAAAGAGGCCTGGGAGGAGGAACAAGAAGTCACAGAGCT gctTCAGGAGGAGTACCCTCTGTGGTTTGAGAAGCCAGTCCTTGAGATGGTCCACCACAACACGGTGTCCTTAGACAAACTGGTGGAGATGGCCTGGGTGGAAATCCTCACCAAGTATGCTGTTGGTGAAGAGTGTGActttctg GTGGGAAAAGACCAAAGTTTGCGAGTAAAAGTGATCAAGATTCACCCCTTGGCGACTTCAGAGGGTGAGTCGGGTGAGAAGAAGCTTGAAGGTGCCTGTGACTCCCCTTCCAGCGACAAGGAGAACGCAAGCCAGGAGAACCAGAGGAAGGAGCCCCCGTCTCGAGAGGAGGAGAACAGAAGGGAGAGTCTGA GTGACAGAGCGCGGCGTTCTCCGAGGAAAGCTACCACTGCCATGAAGGAAGAGAAGAGGAGATGGGTCATGCCCAAATTCCTTCCTCATAAGTATGACGTGAAGCTCATCAATGAGGATAAG GTGATCAGCGATGTCCCAGCAGAGAGTCTCTATAGAACAGAGCGACCTCCAACCAAGGAGATCATGCGCTACTTCATCAGACATTACGCCCTGAGGCTGGGCAAAGGAGAAAGTGCCCCCTGGGTGGTCGAAGATGACCTGGTGAAAAAATACAACCTGCCCAGTAAATTCAGCGACTTCCTCCTTGATCCACAAAAG TTCTTGGCAGGAAACCCGTCCACGAAGCGTAAAAGCTTGACTTCTCCTGAAGGCAAACCTAGCAAGAAGGTGAAAACCGGTGACACTCCTGGAGAGGATTCAGGAAATGAGaagggagagaagaagaagaaaaagaagaaagaaggatTGCCTCTTAGTCCCACCATATGGGGTCACATGCAG aagatgaagatgaatgGTTCCCCCCTCAAGGTAAAGAACTCTGGAACTCCTAAGAAAGGAGACGGAAAAGGCTCTGCTCCCTCCACTCCAAGGTCTGGCAAGAAGACCGGTGACAAAAAAGATGGGAAGAAAGGCGGAAAGGGTGTCGATAAGAAACTTGATGTTCTAAAATCTTctaaaaaagatggaaaaactggtgataaaacaccaaaaatgaaGCAGATGACTCTGTTGCAGCTGGCTAAGGGAACCCCTGCAGGGAGTCCTAAGAAGCGGGCTCGCAGCTCCAGCCTGGGCACACCCAAACTTGGAAAGCCGCTGCACCCCATGGCGTTGCACCTCGTCCGCTACTACAAGGAGCACAAGGGAAAAGAGGATAAGAAAACGTCCCTCTCTTCCCTCATAACCAAAGCTGCCAAGACGTTATCCACCGAAGACCGCGGGCGTCTGCCGGACGAGCTGAAGGAGCTGGTTCAGAAGCGCTGGGAGCTGCTGGAGCAGAAGAAGAGATGGGCAGCCATGAGTGAAGAAGAGAAGAACgaggagatgaagaggaggcGTGCTGAACTCAAAGAGAAACTGAGAGAAAAGGCAAAGGAGAAGCGCAAGCAGGAGATGTTGGTCCGCCAGGAGCAGTCGCGTAGATATGAGGACCAGGAGATCGAAGGTGGCAAAGCGCTGCCGACGTTCAAGCTGGTGGACATGCCCGAAGGCCTGCCCAACACGCTGTTCGGCAGCGTCGCCATGGTGGTGGAATTCCTCCACTGCTATGCCGGGCTGCTGATGCCTGAGGATCAGTATCCGATCACAGCAGTGGCGCTGATGGAGGCGCTGGCCGGGGAGCGCTCCGGCTTCCACTACCTGAACCGCGTGCTGGTGGTGCTGCTgcagacgctgctgcaggacgAGCTGGCCGAGGGCTACAGCGAGCTGGACATGTCCCTGTCGGAGATCCCGCTCACCATGCACTCGGCGTCGGAGCTGACGCGCCTGTGCCTGCGGCCATGCGACGCGCACGACGAGAGCGGCCAGGGCTCGGAGGACTCGGGCGCGGTTGGCGGCTACGACGACGTGGTGAGCAGCGAGTTCCTGGAGAAGCTGGAGACGGTGGAGGTGTTCGAGCTGAGCCCGGAGGAGAAGGTGGACCTGCTGGTGGCGCTGTGTCACCGCATCCTCATGACCTACTCGGTGGAGGACCACGTGGACTCCATGCAGCAGCGCTCGGCGGAGCTGTGGAAGGAGCGCCTGGCCATGTTGAAGGAGGTCAACGACCGCAAGAAGGcagagaagaagatgaagaaggagATGGAGAGCAAAGGTGGGGTCAGTCCCGGTTGTGTCTCGGGATCATCTGACACGTTAAGATATTTACCAACTTTTACGTTTTCTTGGCTCAAAGgtgagaagaaaaaggagggaGCAGCTAAAAAGGAGAGCAAGAAGGAAGTGAAGGTGGAGCCGGAGCCGGAACCTGAGGACCTGATCAGCCTGGTGAAGAGCCGGCGGCTGATGGCCATGCAGGCcaagaaggagaaggaggagctggACCGGCAGAACAAAG AGCGGATGGAGAAGGAGGCCGAGGAGGAGCGGCTGCGGAAGCAAAAAGCCGCAGCAGAGCGCGCCTTCCAGGACGGCATAACCAAAGCCAGACTGGTGATGCGCAGGACTCCGCTCGGCACCGACAGAAACCACAACAG atACTGGCTTTTCTCCGACGTGGTTCCCGGGCTGTACGTTGAGAAGGGTTGGGTTCACGACGGCATCGACTACAGCTTCACTCCTCCGCCCGAGGAGAAAGCGGCCGAGCCAGAgttggaggaagaggaggaagaaggcaGCGAGGCAGCTTCAGTTCCCGACTCACAACCCGATTCACAAGGTAGAG AAGCTGAAAAAGACGACGTGAGCGTTGACGGAGCTGCAAGTGAAGgagtccagcagggggcagcaccAGACGTCTGCATTGAAACTACAATTCCCAAACAGGGACAGAATCTTTG GTTTGTCATCGACAACCCGGCTGAGCTGGAGGAGCTGGTGGAAAGTCTTCATCCTCAGGGAGTCCGAGAGAGCGAGCTGAAGCTAAAGATCCAAAGCAG GTACCAGGACATCCTACACTCCATCTATTTGAGTCGCAAATCCAAACTGGGACTCAGGAGCTGCGACGGCTACGCCGAGCTGCTCAAATACATGCGCAGCGACATCCAGGAGATAGCCTCCAGGCTGCAAAAGGGAGGACTGGGCTACCTGGATGACAACGTAGATATAGAAGAGCAG CTGAAAGACATGGATAGCTTGAAGGACTTTGGTGAGTGCATCATCACGCTTCAGGCCTGTGTCATCAAGAAGTTCCTGCAGGGCTTCATGGCTcccaaacagaagaagaagaagaaacaagcaGGGGAAGAAAGCAGCAAGGCCGAGGAGGTGGACGAGGAGAAGAAACTAGCAGAAGAAGCCAGG GTAGCCACAGCGGTAGAGAAGTGGAAGTCGGCCATCAGGGAGGCGCTGACCTTCTCCCGGATGCATGTTTTGCTGGGAATGTTGGACGCCTGCATAAAGTGGGACATGTCTGCCGAGAACGCTCGCTGCAAAGTCTGTCGCAGGAAAG GTGATGATGAGAAGCTCATCCTGTGTGACGAGTGCAACAAGGCCTTCCATCTGTTCTGCCTGCGACCGGCTCTGTACCGCATCCCTGCTGGGGAGTGGCTGTGTCCGGCCTGCCAGCCCACCGTGGCCAGGAGGGGCTCGCGCTCAAG GAATTATAAACAAGACACCGACGAAGAGGAGAGTGAGGAGGAGTCTGAAGAGGAATGCTCTGAAGACGATGACGAGGATGAGGAAGAAAATGACTACAAAGCCATGGGGCACAGCT TGAGGCcgaggaagaaaaacaagcagtCTTCATCACGACAGAAGAGCTCTAAAAGTAAAGCCAAGAAGGTGTCCAGCAGGCAGAGCAGCAAGCAGAGAGCCGGGCCCAGCAGCCCcgcagacatcgacgaactg GTGAGGCAAAGTACCCAGACGGGGATCAGCAAGCAGGCGCTGGAGCTGGAGAGGTGTGAGGAGATCCTGAAGAAGCTGATGAAGTTCCGCTACAGCTGGCCCTTCAG GGACCCCGTTTCCCTGGACGAGGCCGAGGACTACCTGGACATCATCTCGGAGCCCATGGACTTCCAGACGATGCTGGGGAAGTTCGGCCAGGGCTCGTACCGACACGCCCAGGACTTCCTGGAGGACATGAAGCTGGTGTTCTCCAACGCGGAGGAGTACAACCAGCAGGGCAGCACGGTGCTCTCCTGCATGGGCAAGACGGAGCAGACGCTCACCGAGCTCATCCAGAAGCTGCTCCCCGGAATCAGCTACCTCCGCCGGCGCTCCCGCAAGCGCGTCAACCAAGCTCCTCCTTCatctgaggaggaggaagaagaggaggaggagggtgatGACGATGAAGGGGACTGCGAAGAGCAGGAAGAGGAACCCAAGAAGAAGATGCAGAATGGCAAATCGAACCAGAAGACGGGCAGGAACGTTCGGGGCCGGAAAGAGGAGAGCGAGAGCGAGGCGGACAGCGAGGaggagagcagcaggaggaggaagagcaagAGGACCTCTGGCGCCTCCGGCAGGAAGGATTACAGGGAGCTGGACAGCGACGGGGAGCAGGGCACGAGGAGAACTCGTCTGCGGGGGGGGCGGGGCGACGCCAGCAGCGACGAGGAGCAGCCCAGCCATCAGCAGCGACATTCCAAGAGACTGAAACGCTCGTGA